From Ipomoea triloba cultivar NCNSP0323 chromosome 5, ASM357664v1, the proteins below share one genomic window:
- the LOC116020280 gene encoding secreted RxLR effector protein 161-like: protein MENIPYASVVGSLMNAHTCNRPDISFTIGMLGRYQSNTGMDHWKAAKKVLRYLQGTKEYMLTYKRSDRLKVIGYMDSDFVGCLDTRKSTFGYLFLLAEGAISWKSAKQTVIAASTMEAEFVACFMATNRGLWLWNFISGLGIVDSIAKPLKIYCDNAAVVFFSKNDKYTSGAKHTDLKYLSVKEDVRERRVSIEHISTRLMIPDPLTKALPPKAFNEHVERMGVNENY, encoded by the coding sequence atggaaaatattCCTTATGCATCTGTCGTTGGGAGTTTGATGAATGCTCATACATGTAACCGACCAGACATTAGCTTTACTATCGGGATGCTTGGTAGATATCAAAGCAATACTGGTATGGATCATTGGAAGGCTGCAAAGAAGGTGCTAAGATACTTACAAGGCACAAAGGAGTACATGCTTACTTATAAGCGGTCTGATCGCCTTAAGGTGATCGGATACATGGATTCAGATTTTGTCGGGTGTTTGGACACAAGGAAGTCCACATTTGGATATCTGTTCCTTTTAGCCGAGGGGGCTATCTCTTGGAAAAGTGCGAAGCAGACTGTCATTGCTGCATCTACTATGGAAGCTGAGTTTGTGGCATGTTTTATGGCCACAAATCGTGGATTGTGGCTGTGGAATTTTATTTCAGGACTTGGAATTGTCGACAGTATTGCCAAGCCGctgaaaatttattgtgataatGCCGCAGTAGTCTTCTTTTCTAAAAACGACAAGTATACAAGTGGTGCTAAACATACTGATTTGAAGTATCTTTCCGTTAAAGAAGATGTTCGGGAACGAAGAGTATCAATTGAACACATTAGCACTAGATTAATGATTCCAGACCCATTAACTAAAGCTTTGCCGCCAAAGGCATTTAATGAGCATGTTGAGAGAATGGGCGTTAATGAAAACTACTAA
- the LOC116020281 gene encoding uncharacterized protein LOC116020281, which produces MAPPGRRPEPRGTPTEELLAQNLQQLTQLTQTLGNALLNNQRGGPDVAKIIAGHRPPFFTGKEDPLVLEDWIRTFDKMFEAVECPEERRVEIATFYFQQEADNWWSMMGPMYQQQGEFQWTDLKARMRDHFYPEHVKSAKYEEFLHLRQGTTSVQDYYAKYLELARFAPALAPDEPSRARKFVNGLNFETQKAVCVFECQTLGEAYNRAAKHYRVQQMQKEVREKGKRKFEGSSRGGEKNSKMSQGEAIRDYQRSGIPRPRRDFPTQSTGMTSRGWMKERHFYCKRCGKDHPGVDCIGMPVECFNCGKKGHRSFECQTSRREGSFRPSQSQEKTQQSGIQVKARNGGNMANSNTESTSKAPTSRSGPQQGRIFVMSKAQADVSDVVAGL; this is translated from the exons ATGGCTCCGCCTGGAAGGAGACCAGAACCTCGTGGAACTCCTACCGAGGAACTGCTAGCGCAGAATTTGCAGCAGTTGACCCAACTGACTCAAACTTTGGGAAATGCGCTTCTCAATAATCAACGGGGAGGGCCAGATGTGGCTAAGATCATAGCTGGGCATCGTCCTCCATTCTTCACTGGTAAGGAAGATCCACTAGTGTTAGAAGATTGGATAAGGACTTTCGACAAAATGTTTGAGGCTGTAGAATGTCCTGAAGAAAGGAGGGTGGAGATAGCTACATTCTATTTCCAGCAAGAAGCTGACAACTGGTGGAGTATGATgggacccatgtatcaacaacaAGGAGAATTTCAATGGACTGACCTTAAAGCTCGAATGCGGGATCATTTTTATCCCGAGCATGTTAAGTCCGCTAAGTACGAGGAATTTCTACATCTACGTCAAGGGACGACATCTGTTCAGGACTACTATGCTAAGTATCTTGAGCTGGCACGATTTGCCCCTGCCTTAGCCCCGGATGAGCCAAGCAGGGCTAGGAAGTTTGTAAATGGATTAAATTTTGAGACTCAAAAAGCCGTTTGTGTGTTTGAGTGTCAGACTCTTGGAGAGGCTTATAACCGGGCTGCCAAACATTATCGAGTCCAACAGATGCAGAAGGAGGTTCGTGAGAAGGGTAAGAGGAAATTTGAAGGTAGTAGCAGAGGGGGAGAGAAGAACTCTAAGATGAGTCAAGGAGAGGCTATTCGGGATTACCAAAGAAGTGGGATTCCCAGACCTAGGAGGGATTTTCCAACTCAAAGTACGGGGATGACTAGTAGAGGATGGATGAAGGAGAGGCATTTCTACTGTAAAAGATGTGGGAAGGATCATCCCGGTGTCGATTGTATAGGGATGCCGGTAGAATGCTTCAATTGTGGGAAGAAGGGCCATCGCTCATTTGAATGTCAAACTAGCAGGAGGGAAGGGTCATTCCGTCCTAGCCAGAGTCAAGAAAAGACCCAACAATCTGGAATACAAGTGAAGGCTAGGAATGGAGGGAACATGGCAAATAGTAACACTGAGAGCACCAGCAAGGCACCAACTAGCAGGAGTGGACCCCAGCAAGGGAGGATCTTTGTGATGAGTAAAGCTCAGGCGGATGTGAGCGATGTGGTGGCAG GTTTGTAG